One region of Roseovarius faecimaris genomic DNA includes:
- a CDS encoding tellurite resistance TerB family protein: protein MTDQQPHPLSPQDCLVAVMIAVSASDENIRTAELVKIEVAVNNLPIFADYDVDRMNMAAQTVFDLFAVEDGLDALFGLIRDNLPEHLYETAYALACDVAAADGTLQETELRLLEEIRYELNIDRLHAAAIERGARARHIAG from the coding sequence ATGACCGATCAGCAGCCCCACCCGCTCAGCCCGCAGGATTGCCTGGTGGCCGTGATGATCGCCGTGTCAGCCTCGGATGAGAACATTCGCACGGCCGAACTGGTCAAGATCGAGGTTGCGGTGAACAATCTGCCGATTTTCGCAGATTATGACGTGGACCGGATGAATATGGCTGCCCAGACAGTGTTTGATCTTTTCGCGGTCGAAGACGGGCTTGATGCGCTCTTTGGCCTCATTCGGGACAATCTGCCAGAGCATCTCTACGAAACGGCTTACGCTCTGGCATGCGACGTTGCCGCCGCCGATGGCACTCTGCAAGAAACAGAACTGCGCCTGCTGGAAGAAATCCGTTACGAGTTGAACATCGATCGTCTGCATGCCGCGGCCATCGAACGTGGCGCTCGCGCACGGCACATCGCCGGATGA
- a CDS encoding L,D-transpeptidase: MTRRLLAVLTLLASAGHGQAGEVNVQIDLSDQQMVVQVDSVKSYVWPVSTARPGKCTPVGTYKVQSMKRMHYSTLYNNAPMPWSIFFHGNYAIHGTTQTDQLGSPASAGCVRLHPENAETLFNLVLENGRDLTVIEIAE; encoded by the coding sequence ATGACCCGGCGTCTCCTGGCAGTTTTGACCCTGCTCGCGTCAGCGGGACATGGCCAGGCCGGGGAGGTGAATGTCCAGATTGATCTTTCAGATCAGCAGATGGTGGTCCAGGTCGACAGTGTCAAAAGCTATGTCTGGCCGGTCTCGACCGCCCGCCCGGGCAAGTGCACACCGGTGGGCACCTACAAGGTGCAGTCGATGAAACGGATGCATTATTCGACGCTCTACAACAACGCGCCGATGCCCTGGTCGATCTTCTTCCATGGCAATTACGCCATTCATGGCACCACGCAGACCGATCAGCTTGGCAGCCCTGCCTCGGCGGGGTGTGTGCGTTTGCACCCCGAAAACGCGGAAACCCTTTTCAATCTGGTTCTTGAAAACGGGCGTGACCTTACGGTTATTGAGATAGCCGAATAA
- a CDS encoding lysine--tRNA ligase has protein sequence MSDIRDAALTSKAWPFEEARRVLKRFEKAPPEKGYVLFETGYGPSGLPHIGTFGEVARTTMIKRAFELISDIPTKLICFSDDLDGMRKVPGNVPNPEALKPYLQLPLTSVPDPFEEFESFGHHNNAMLRRFLDTFGFEYEFISATEFYASGQFDDVLLRAAERYDDIMKIMLKSLREERQQTYSIFLPMHPETGRVLYVPMKEVNAKDGTITFDDEDGKEWTVPVTGGHVKLQWKPDFGARWAALGVDFEMYGKDHSTNTPIYDGICRVLGHRPPEHFTYELFLDENGQKISKSSGNGVSIDEWLTYAATESLSYFMYQKPKTAKRMHFDVIPKAVDEYHQQLRAFPTQDAKAQVNNPVWHIHGGDVPESHMVVPFSMLLNLASVSHAHDKETLWGFIQRYAPDASPETNPDMDAAAGFAVKYYEDFVAPTKAYRAPTDAEREALEALRGELASYDGPADDEALQSIVYAVGRDRFDPLRDWFKALYEVLLGASQGPRFGGFIALYGVKETVQLIDDALAGKLA, from the coding sequence ATGTCCGATATTCGCGACGCAGCCCTGACCTCGAAAGCCTGGCCTTTTGAAGAGGCGCGCCGCGTGCTCAAACGGTTCGAAAAAGCGCCGCCCGAGAAAGGTTACGTGCTGTTCGAGACGGGCTATGGCCCCTCCGGCCTGCCGCATATCGGCACATTCGGCGAGGTGGCGCGCACCACGATGATCAAGCGCGCGTTCGAGCTGATCAGTGACATCCCGACCAAGCTGATCTGTTTCTCGGACGATCTTGACGGGATGCGCAAGGTGCCCGGCAACGTCCCCAACCCAGAGGCACTCAAGCCCTATCTGCAACTGCCGCTCACCTCGGTGCCGGACCCGTTCGAGGAGTTCGAAAGCTTCGGGCATCACAACAATGCGATGCTGCGCCGGTTCCTCGATACGTTCGGCTTTGAATATGAGTTCATCTCGGCCACAGAGTTCTATGCGTCGGGTCAGTTCGACGACGTGCTTCTGCGCGCAGCCGAGCGCTATGACGATATCATGAAGATCATGCTGAAATCCCTGCGGGAGGAGCGTCAGCAGACCTATTCGATCTTCCTGCCGATGCATCCCGAAACGGGCCGGGTTCTGTATGTGCCGATGAAAGAGGTGAACGCCAAGGACGGCACGATCACCTTTGACGACGAGGATGGCAAGGAGTGGACCGTGCCCGTGACCGGCGGCCATGTGAAACTGCAATGGAAGCCCGACTTCGGCGCCCGCTGGGCGGCGCTGGGTGTGGATTTCGAGATGTATGGCAAGGACCACTCGACCAACACGCCGATCTATGACGGTATCTGCCGGGTGCTGGGCCACCGCCCGCCCGAGCATTTCACCTATGAGCTTTTCCTCGACGAGAACGGGCAGAAGATCTCAAAATCCTCCGGCAACGGGGTGAGCATCGACGAATGGCTGACCTATGCGGCGACCGAAAGCCTCAGCTATTTCATGTATCAAAAGCCGAAAACCGCCAAGCGGATGCATTTTGACGTGATCCCGAAGGCGGTGGACGAGTATCATCAGCAATTGCGCGCCTTCCCCACGCAGGATGCCAAGGCGCAGGTGAACAACCCGGTCTGGCATATCCATGGCGGCGATGTGCCCGAGAGCCATATGGTTGTGCCCTTCTCGATGCTGCTCAACCTCGCGTCGGTCAGTCACGCCCATGACAAGGAAACGCTTTGGGGGTTCATCCAGCGCTATGCGCCCGACGCCAGCCCCGAGACCAACCCCGACATGGATGCCGCCGCGGGCTTTGCGGTGAAGTATTACGAGGATTTCGTCGCGCCAACCAAAGCCTATCGCGCACCGACGGATGCCGAGCGCGAGGCACTGGAAGCCTTGCGCGGCGAGCTGGCCAGTTATGACGGACCCGCCGATGACGAAGCGTTGCAATCCATCGTTTATGCGGTGGGGCGCGACCGGTTCGATCCGTTGCGGGATTGGTTCAAGGCCCTGTACGAGGTGCTTCTGGGGGCCAGCCAGGGCCCGCGCTTTGGTGGGTTCATCGCGCTTTATGGCGTGAAGGAAACCGTGCAACTCATCGATGACGCATTGGCGGGCAAGCTGGCCTGA